The following proteins are co-located in the Aggregatibacter aphrophilus ATCC 33389 genome:
- the menB gene encoding 1,4-dihydroxy-2-naphthoyl-CoA synthase, whose protein sequence is MQNPKDDVLYAPVEWVDHSAGYTDIRYHKSTDGIAKITINRPEVRNAFRPQTVKEMITAFADARFDEKIGVIVLTGEGEKAFCSGGDQKVRGDYGGYKDDSGVHHLNVLDFQRDIRTCPKPVVAMVAGYAIGGGHVLHMMCDLTISADNAIYGQTGPKVGSFDGGWGASYMARIVGQKKAREIWFLCRQYNAQEALDMGLVNTVVPYAELEKETVRWCREMLRNSPIALRCLKAALNADCDGQSGLQELAGNATMLFYMTEEGQEGRNAFNEKRAPDFGKFKRNP, encoded by the coding sequence ATGCAAAATCCAAAAGATGATGTTTTATATGCGCCGGTTGAGTGGGTTGATCACAGTGCGGGTTACACCGACATTCGTTATCACAAATCCACCGATGGCATTGCCAAAATCACCATCAATCGTCCGGAAGTGCGCAATGCTTTCCGTCCGCAAACCGTTAAAGAAATGATCACCGCTTTTGCCGATGCTCGTTTTGACGAAAAAATTGGTGTTATCGTGTTGACCGGTGAAGGTGAAAAAGCCTTCTGTTCCGGCGGTGACCAGAAAGTACGTGGCGATTACGGCGGCTATAAAGACGACAGCGGTGTGCATCATCTCAATGTTTTGGATTTCCAACGTGATATTCGTACTTGCCCAAAACCGGTGGTGGCGATGGTAGCAGGTTATGCCATTGGTGGTGGCCACGTGTTACACATGATGTGTGATCTTACCATCTCCGCAGACAACGCCATTTACGGCCAAACCGGCCCGAAAGTAGGTTCTTTTGATGGCGGTTGGGGCGCAAGCTACATGGCGCGTATCGTTGGTCAGAAAAAAGCGCGCGAAATTTGGTTCTTATGCCGTCAATATAATGCACAAGAAGCATTAGATATGGGCTTAGTGAACACAGTAGTGCCTTACGCTGAGTTAGAAAAAGAAACCGTACGTTGGTGCCGTGAAATGCTACGCAACAGCCCGATTGCCTTGCGTTGCTTGAAAGCCGCATTAAATGCAGACTGCGACGGTCAATCTGGTCTTCAAGAACTTGCCGGCAACGCTACCATGTTGTTCTA
- the hemN gene encoding oxygen-independent coproporphyrinogen III oxidase produces MSEIIWDLALIQKYNQSGPRYTSYPTALEFNENYTNDDFIAATQRYPARPLSLYVHIPFCHKLCYFCGCNKVITRHQHKADIYLDFLEKEIKERSKLFTNRVATQVHWGGGTPTYLTEEQSARLMNMLREHFNIAENAEVSIEMDPREIELSMLEHLRNIGFNRISMGVQDFNKDVQKAVNREQDEAFVNALLIRARELGFQSTNLDLIYGLPLQTVESFMFTLQKVIELNPDRLSIFNYAHLPSRFAGQAKIKDWQLPKPETKLDILQKTIQTLGNAGYKFIGMDHFAKPDDELAIAQQKGILHRNFQGYTTQEECDLLGLGVSAISLLGDTYAQNQKDLKTYYANVDETGIALHKGLAMTEEDCLRRDVIKQLICNFKLAYAPLEKQYHIDFKQHFAEDLALLAPLAADGLLEIGDEQIVVSAKGRLLIRNICLCFDTYSRAQAKQQQFSRII; encoded by the coding sequence ATGTCCGAGATTATTTGGGATTTGGCATTAATTCAGAAATATAATCAATCCGGCCCGCGCTATACGTCTTATCCGACCGCGTTGGAATTTAATGAAAATTATACAAACGACGATTTTATCGCCGCCACGCAACGTTATCCCGCCCGCCCGTTGTCTTTATATGTTCACATTCCGTTCTGTCACAAACTTTGTTATTTCTGTGGCTGTAATAAAGTGATCACCCGTCATCAGCACAAGGCGGATATCTATTTGGATTTTCTTGAAAAAGAAATCAAAGAGCGGTCGAAATTATTTACAAATCGTGTAGCGACCCAAGTGCATTGGGGCGGTGGCACACCGACCTATTTAACGGAAGAACAATCTGCCCGTTTAATGAATATGCTGCGTGAACACTTCAATATCGCCGAAAATGCAGAAGTGAGTATCGAAATGGATCCGCGTGAAATCGAGCTTTCCATGTTGGAACATTTGCGCAACATTGGTTTTAACCGTATTAGCATGGGGGTGCAAGATTTCAATAAAGACGTGCAAAAAGCGGTAAATCGCGAACAAGATGAAGCATTCGTCAATGCCTTATTGATACGCGCCCGTGAATTGGGTTTCCAATCGACCAATCTGGATTTAATTTACGGTCTTCCGTTGCAAACCGTAGAGAGCTTTATGTTCACGTTGCAAAAAGTGATTGAGCTTAATCCCGATCGTTTAAGTATTTTTAACTATGCTCACCTGCCAAGCCGCTTTGCCGGACAGGCGAAAATCAAAGACTGGCAATTACCAAAACCGGAAACTAAGTTAGACATTCTGCAAAAAACCATCCAAACCTTGGGAAATGCAGGTTACAAATTTATCGGTATGGATCACTTCGCCAAACCGGATGATGAACTTGCCATTGCCCAGCAAAAAGGCATTTTGCATCGTAATTTCCAAGGCTACACTACGCAGGAAGAATGCGATCTATTAGGGTTGGGCGTGTCTGCCATCAGCTTGCTAGGGGACACTTACGCACAAAATCAAAAAGATCTGAAAACCTATTATGCTAATGTGGATGAAACCGGTATTGCTTTACACAAAGGCTTGGCCATGACGGAAGAAGATTGTCTGCGCCGTGATGTGATCAAACAATTGATTTGTAACTTTAAATTAGCGTATGCCCCATTAGAAAAACAATATCACATTGATTTTAAACAACACTTTGCAGAAGATTTAGCATTGTTAGCGCCTTTGGCAGCCGACGGTTTATTAGAGATTGGCGACGAGCAAATTGTTGTTTCCGCTAAAGGTCGTTTGTTGATTCGTAATATTTGTTTGTGTTTCGACACGTATTCCCGCGCACAAGCAAAACAACAGCAATTTTCACGGATTATTTAA
- a CDS encoding DUF2489 domain-containing protein encodes MWKTILFIAAVCIIVGMVGYAAYLLLALQKQKKALQQARRNRINRIKESIEIIAKAMLNGDCNLSEGVLRLKMLLEPVEMSIKNYVTMLQLYEVVEDMPTHEARKSLKKNERMRLDLRRESAEAGLEKSIKLELHQLLADIEKL; translated from the coding sequence ATGTGGAAGACAATTTTATTCATTGCGGCAGTTTGTATCATTGTGGGGATGGTCGGCTATGCCGCATATTTATTGCTTGCCTTGCAAAAGCAAAAGAAGGCTTTGCAACAGGCCCGTCGAAATCGAATTAATCGCATTAAGGAAAGTATAGAAATCATTGCAAAAGCCATGTTGAACGGCGATTGCAATCTTTCCGAAGGCGTGTTGCGTCTGAAAATGTTGTTAGAGCCGGTGGAGATGAGCATTAAAAACTACGTTACCATGCTGCAGTTGTATGAAGTGGTGGAAGACATGCCTACCCATGAAGCGCGTAAATCATTAAAAAAGAACGAACGTATGCGTTTGGATTTGCGCCGTGAAAGTGCCGAAGCGGGACTTGAAAAAAGTATTAAGTTGGAGTTACATCAGCTGTTGGCTGATATTGAAAAGTTATAA
- the tpiA gene encoding triose-phosphate isomerase yields the protein MARRPLVMGNWKLNGSKAFTRELITGLKEELHGVTGCDVAIAPPVMYLAEAEKLLSNCGCSCGGENIIQLGAQNVDVNVKGAFTGDISTEMLKDFGAKYIIIGHSERRTYHKESDEFVAKKFGALKEAGLVPVLCIGESEAENEAGKTEEVCARQIDAVINLLGVEAFNGAVIAYEPIWAIGTGKSATPAQAQAVHAFIRGHIAKKSQAVADQVIIQYGGSVNDANAAELFTQPDIDGALVGGASLKAPAFAVIVKAAAKAKN from the coding sequence ATGGCTCGTCGTCCTTTAGTTATGGGTAACTGGAAATTAAACGGTAGTAAAGCCTTCACTCGTGAATTAATCACCGGCTTAAAAGAAGAATTGCACGGTGTGACCGGCTGTGATGTGGCAATTGCCCCACCGGTAATGTATTTGGCGGAAGCAGAAAAATTATTATCCAACTGCGGTTGCAGCTGTGGCGGTGAAAATATCATCCAATTAGGTGCACAAAACGTGGATGTGAACGTGAAAGGCGCCTTCACCGGTGACATTTCCACTGAAATGCTAAAAGATTTTGGTGCGAAATACATTATTATCGGTCACTCCGAGCGTCGTACTTATCACAAAGAAAGCGATGAATTCGTGGCGAAAAAATTCGGTGCGTTAAAAGAAGCGGGCTTAGTCCCTGTATTATGTATCGGTGAATCCGAAGCGGAAAATGAAGCAGGCAAAACCGAAGAAGTTTGCGCGCGTCAAATTGATGCTGTAATCAACCTATTGGGCGTAGAAGCCTTCAACGGTGCGGTTATCGCTTATGAACCAATTTGGGCAATCGGTACCGGAAAATCTGCGACTCCTGCACAAGCGCAAGCCGTACACGCATTCATTCGTGGTCACATTGCGAAAAAATCCCAAGCGGTTGCTGATCAAGTGATCATTCAATACGGCGGTTCTGTTAACGATGCTAACGCGGCAGAATTGTTCACCCAACCGGATATTGACGGTGCATTAGTGGGTGGCGCGTCCTTAAAAGCCCCTGCCTTTGCGGTGATCGTGAAAGCAGCGGCAAAAGCGAAAAACTAA